Proteins found in one Coffea eugenioides isolate CCC68of chromosome 5, Ceug_1.0, whole genome shotgun sequence genomic segment:
- the LOC113770227 gene encoding classical arabinogalactan protein 6-like yields MCRRIFFAFLLFLCVSYCGEAQTTPHAPAPAPKFTNVSPAPSKTPVPAASPASSHASPVPSPSPKIPPTIPAASPKTSPSASPVQSPAASPRASPSASPVQSPAASAPLSPAPTPSSSASAPVPSPSPSAESPVNAPAVSPPTSSPSGSPASSPVPATAEVPSAGASVPSTSATPAESPAMFPSSSSPPSRSPAGTSLAPETSQSPVADESSATSIHGGLIVLAGLALSAGFVI; encoded by the coding sequence ATGTGCAGACggattttctttgcttttttaTTATTCTTGTGTGTGTCGTATTGCGGTGAGGCACAGACGACCCCTCATGCTCCTGCACCGGCACCCAAGTTCACCAATGTGTCTCCGGCACCCTCAAAAACTCCCGTGCCCGCAGCTTCTCCGGCTAGCTCTCATGCATCCCCGGTTCCTTCTCCATCTCCGAAGATTCCTCCGACAATCCCTGCGGCTTCTCCCAAAACCAGCCCGTCTGCTTCCCCGGTACAGTCTCCGGCAGCTTCTCCCAGAGCCAGCCCGTCTGCTTCTCCGGTACAGTCTCCGGCAGCGAGCGCTCCACTTTCTCCAGCGCCCACTCCGTCGTCCAGTGCGTCTGCACCGGTCCCATCTCCTTCTCCGTCGGCCGAATCCCCGGTGAATGCTCCGGCAGTGTCACCGCCTACATCATCTCCATCTGGAAGCCCGGCGAGTTCTCCAGTTCCGGCCACTGCAGAGGTTCCATCCGCCGGTGCCAGTGTTCCTTCCACTTCTGCGACACCGGCAGAGTCGCCGGCCATGTTCCCTTCGAGCAGCAGCCCGCCAAGTCGCTCACCGGCTGGGACGAGTTTGGCACCGGAAACTTCGCAAAGCCCAGTTGCTGATGAATCGAGTGCGACCTCCATTCATGGGGGCCTAATTGTTCTTGCTGGGCTTGCTCTATCGGCCGGTTTTGTCATCTAA
- the LOC113770369 gene encoding protein TIC 20-v, chloroplastic: MATTNLLSATVTPSLIHLHKPPLYSTIFSSSSSNPRIPSQLSIFHLTSPSKRSNFSRRNLAIVQSKGSNSADAPDRLISAICYFFPFFDGIQYGKYVITQFAPVQALVQPLVPAIKAIVLDVLLIFPDLLERTFNPRDGVGLDLLMSFDSTVFLYLLVCLIYGSSSCLLGQLPRLPLVAEAADRQVL; the protein is encoded by the exons ATGGCCACGACCAATCTTTTGTCCGCCACAGTAACTCCATCCCTCATCCACTTGCACAAACCACCGTTATACTCCACCATCTTCTCATCATCTTCTTCCAATCCCAGAATCCCGTCACAGCTGTCAATTTTCCACCTTACTAGCCCCTCAAAAAGATCAAATTTTTCCAGAAGAAACCTCGCAATAGTTCAATCTAAAGGCAGCAACTCAGCTGATGCCCCTGACCGTTTAATCTCCGCCATCTGTTACTTCTTCCCCTTCTTTGATGGCATCCAGTATGGAAAGTATGTCATCACACAATTTGCACCGGTTCAAGCTCTCGTTCAGCCTTTGGTCCCAGCTATAAAG GCTATTGTTCTTGATGTGCTCTTGATTTTCCCTGATCTTCTGGAGAGGACCTTCAATCCAAGAGATGGGGTGGGGTTGGATTTACTGATGAGCTTTGACAGCACTGTGTTTTTGTACCTTTTAGTTTGCTTGATTTATGGTTCCTCTTCTTGCTTGCTTGGTCAGCTCCCAAGATTGCCCCTTGTTGCTGAGGCTGCTGATAGGCAAGTTTTGTGA
- the LOC113770226 gene encoding uncharacterized protein LOC113770226, whose product MEENEGGGGFGGDPNDHHFHRNEAISAVADEGFLGEEDDDYEDLYNDVNVGENFLQSIRKTEDFGVRKEEGLSEKRVVQMAGNPSSQALPLPPPPQRALDGGGVVGGGGGGGGEERNFERDEVGSTAVRAPSGRVVDGYQQQPQQPQQQQQQQNMVFRGPGVGAGGGPTGTSSGGGGLRVELGQPSSNKRAGELEEQTVSNSVVNQGGMVHQQPPPHHHAPSGGSLAGPVGNMGSVGNMGGIEGTVRPGGANVNGAGGNGYGNVGGTVGGGGGAGAGGGQGTILFVGDLHWWTTDAELESELSKYGPVKEVKFFDEKASGKSKGYCQVEFYDPAAATACKEGMNGHLFNGRPCVVAFASPYTVKRMGEAQVNRNQQMAQSTVTQGRRGTGDQPGKPGGSNIATGGNYQGGGENNRAYGRGNWGRGNAQGMGNRGAMNPMRSRGGGMGGRGMMGNGGNGFGQGIGPTPPLMHPQTMMGQGFDPGFGGPMGRMGGYGGFPGAPTPPFSGILSSFPPVGSVGLPGVAPHVNPAFFGRGMPMNTMGMMPTAGVDGPNMGMWSDPNMGGWAGEDHGGRAGESSYGEDAVSDHQYGEVSHDRGAWPNAIKEKDRGSERDWSGSSERRYRDEREPGYDRDIPREKDAGHENEWSERRPRDERDVGRDRDRERDRDRERSRDRERDRDRDRDRERDRDRHRDDRDRYADHHRYRERDLEYDDEWDRGRSSRTHSKSRISHEEEQRSRSRDAEYGKRRRLTSE is encoded by the coding sequence ATGGAGGAGAACGAAGGTGGAGGCGGGTTCGGTGGAGATCCGAACGACCACCACTTCCACAGGAACGAAGCGATCTCGGCCGTTGCGGACGAGGGTTTTCTTGGGGAAGAGGACGATGACTACGAGGATCTTTATAACGATGTTAATGTCGGGGAGAATTTTCTTCAGTCAATTAGAAAGACTGAGGATTTTGGGGTTCGAAAGGAGGAGGGACTGTCTGAGAAAAGGGTTGTTCAGATGGCTGGGAATCCCTCTTCGCAGGCGCTGCCGTTGCCTCCTCCACCGCAAAGGGCGCTGGATGGTGGTGGTGTtgtaggaggaggaggaggaggaggaggggagGAGAGGAACTTTGAGAGAGATGAGGTAGGGTCTACTGCTGTTAGGGCGCCATCTGGTAGAGTTGTTGATGGATATCAGCAGCAGCCACAGCAGccgcagcagcagcagcagcagcaaaatATGGTGTTTAGGGGACCAGGTGTTGGTGCTGGAGGTGGTCCCACTGGGACATCTAGCGGTGGTGGTGGGCTGAGGGTTGAGTTAGGGCAGCCTTCGAGTAATAAGCGGGCAGGTGAGTTAGAAGAGCAAACTGTTAGCAATAGTGTTGTGAATCAAGGGGGTATGGTTCACCAGCAGCCTCCTCCACATCATCATGCACCATCTGGTGGTAGCTTAGCAGGTCCTGTAGGAAACATGGGGAGTGTAGGAAATATGGGTGGAATTGAGGGCACAGTGAGGCCAGGAGGTGCAAATGTAAATGGAGCTGGTGGAAACGGGTATGGCAATGTTGGTGGCACTGTCGGTGGTGGAGGTGGGGCTGGTGCTGGGGGTGGCCAAGGGACTATTCTTTTTGTAGGTGATTTGCACTGGTGGACGACAGATGCTGAGCTCGAGAGTGAATTGAGCAAGTATGGGCCTGTGAAAGAggtgaaattttttgatgaGAAGGCTAGTGGGAAGTCAAAAGGGTATTGCCAGGTTGAGTTTTATGATCCCGCAGCTGCCACTGCATGTAAGGAGGGAATGAATGGGCATCTCTTTAATGGCAGACCATGTGTTGTTGCATTTGCCTCTCCCTATACTGTCAAGAGGATGGGTGAGGCTCAGGTGAACAGGAATCAGCAAATGGCTCAATCTACTGTTACTCAAGGTAGGAGAGGGACTGGAGATCAGCCGGGTAAGCCTGGTGGTAGCAACATTGCAACAGGTGGTAATTACCAGGGTGGTGGTGAAAATAATAGAGCGTATGGGAGAGGAAATTGGGGTAGAGGTAATGCTCAAGGGATGGGCAATAGGGGAGCTATGAATCCAATGAGAAGTAGGGGTGGTGGAATGGGTGGACGGGGTATGATGGGGAATGGTGGGAATGGATTTGGGCAGGGCATTGGTCCAACTCCTCCCCTTATGCATCCTCAAACAATGATGGGCCAAGGCTTTGACCCTGGCTTCGGAGGGCCTATGGGAAGAATGGGTGGTTATGGTGGATTTCCTGGTGCCCCAACCCCTCCATTTTCAGGGATTCTGTCTTCATTTCCACCAGTTGGAAGTGTGGGTTTGCCTGGTGTAGCTCCTCACGTGAATCCAGCATTTTTTGGGAGAGGGATGCCTATGAACACTATGGGCATGATGCCCACAGCTGGAGTTGATGGACCTAATATGGGAATGTGGTCTGATCCTAATATGGGTGGATGGGCTGGTGAAGACCATGGTGGGAGAGCAGGAGAGTCTAGTTATGGGGAAGATGCTGTATCTGATCATCAGTACGGAGAAGTAAGTCATGACAGAGGGGCTTGGCCCAATGCCATCAAAGAAAAAGATAGAGGCTCAGAAAGAGACTGGTCTGGTTCTTCGGAGAGGAGATATCGTGACGAAAGAGAACCAGGGTATGACCGAGATATACCAAGAGAAAAAGATGCGGGACATGAAAATGAGTGGTCAGAAAGGAGGCCACGCGATGAAAGAGATGTTGGACGAGACAGGGATCGGGAGCGAGATAGGGATCGGGAGCGTTCTCGAGACCGTGAGCGTGACCGAGATAGGGATCGTGATAGAGAACGTGACCGGGATCGTCATAGGGATGACAGGGACAGATATGCAGATCATCATAGATACAGGGAACGTGATCTAGAATACGATGATGAATGGGACAGGGGACGGTCTTCTAGGACTCACAGCAAGTCACGAATATCACATGAAGAAGAGCAAAGGTCAAGATCAAGGGATGCTGAATATGGGAAGAGGCGGCGATTAACCTCTGAATAA
- the LOC113770368 gene encoding probable pectate lyase 22 yields the protein MTSSARPFMPMSDATGWRSIKNSTTQPGTDSCRTGNPIDDCWRCDPDWETNRKVLADCAIGFGRNAVGGRDGDFYVVTTEADDPKNPSPGMLRHAVIQDEPLWIIFDRDMDINLDEELLMNSYKTVDGRGHNVQISNGPCITIQNVTNIIIHGIYIHDCVQAGNAVIADGPNHYELRGISDGDGISIFAARDIWIDHCTLSSCHDGLIDAVFESTAITISNNYMFKHNEVMLLGHNDNFTADENMQVTIAFNYFGEGLIQRMPRCRHGYFHIVNNLYTGWEMYAIGGSANPTINSQGNVFIASNDDETKEVTKRESPLGYEDWKNWNWRSEEDLMLNGARFTASGQEAPDSYTKASSMVARPASILTNIVPFSGVLNCKIGQQC from the exons ATGACGTCTTCAGCACGTCCCTTTATGCCAATGTCTGATGCAACAGGATG GCGGTCAATAAAGAACTCAACTACTCAACCAGGAACAGATTCATGTAGAACAGGCAACCCCATTGACGATTGCTGGAGATGTGACCCTGATTGGGAAACCAACCGAAAAGTGCTAGCTGATTGTGCCATTGGATTCGGGCGCAATGCTGTTGGAGGCCGAGATGGCGACTTTTATGTTGTTACAACTGAAGCAGATGATCCCAAAAATCCTAGCCCTGGCATGCTCCGCCATGCTGTCATCCAAGATGAGCCTCTATGGATTATATTTGACCGTGATATGGACATTAACCTCGACGAAGAACTCCTGATGAACTCTTATAAGACCGTAGATGGTCGAGGACATAATGTGCAGATATCTAATGGTCCATGCATCACTATACAAAATGTCACGAATATCATTATCCATGGCATTTATATACATGATTGTGTGCAAGCTGGAAATGCTGTGATTGCAGATGGACCGAATCATTATGAGTTGAGGGGTATTTCAGATGGGGATGGAATATCAATATTTGCTGCTAGAGATATTTGGATCGACCATTGTACGCTGTCTAGCTGCCATGATGGACTTATTGATGCAGTGTTTGAATCAACCGCGATAACCATTTCTAACAACTACATGTTTAAGCATAACGAAGTCATGCTCTTGGGTCACAATGACAATTTCACCGCTGACGAGAACATGCAAGTTACCATTGCCTTCAATTACTTTGGAGAAGGTCTTATTCAGAGAATGCCCAG GTGTAGGCATGGTTATTTTCACATTGTCAACAATTTATACACTGGTTGGGAGATGTATGCAATAGGAGGAAGTGCCAATCCAACAATCAACAGCCAAGGCAATGTCTTCATTGCCTCAAATGATGATGAAACAAAGGAG GTTACAAAACGGGAGAGCCCATTGGGATATGAGGACTGGAAAAATTGGAATTGGAGATCAGAGGAAGATCTCATGCTCAACGGGGCTAGATTTACTGCTTCAGGGCAAGAAGCTCCGGATAGCTACACCAAAGCATCTAGCATGGTTGCAAGGCCAGCTTCAATTCTCACAAATATTGTACCGTTTTCAGGAGTTCTAAACTGCAAGATTGGCCAACAATGCTAA
- the LOC113770228 gene encoding nuclear transcription factor Y subunit B-3, with amino-acid sequence MADSDNESGGNRDGNNLSESSPREQDRFLPIANVSRIMKKALPANAKISKDAKETVQECVSEFISFITGEASDKCQREKRKTINGDDLLWAMTTLGFEDYVEPLKIYLQRFRDMEGEKSAMAGRQEKEGGGGNGSVVNMGNSGGSYVGEGGGGMYGGATGLMMGTAHQQQHHHQGHVYGSGVYNQMPGGGPGKVGSGYLGSGSSAPGRPR; translated from the coding sequence ATGGCTGATTCTGACAACGAGTCCGGAGGAAACAGAGATGGCAACAACCTCAGTGAAAGCTCTCCCAGAGAACAAGACAGGTTTCTTCCCATAGCGAACGTCAGCAGAATCATGAAGAAAGCTTTGCCTGCAAATGCAAAGATATCAAAAGATGCTAAAGAAACAGTTCAAGAGTGTGTTTCTGAGTTCATCAGCTTCATCACCGGAGAAGCCTCTGACAAGTGTCAAAGGGAGAAGAGGAAGACCATCAACGGTGATGATTTGTTGTGGGCCATGACCACTCTGGGGTTTGAAGATTATGTGGAGCCCTTGAAGATTTATTTGCAGAGGTTTAGGGACATGGAAGGGGAGAAGAGTGCCATGGCCGGACGGCAGGAGAAAGAAGGCGGCGGGGGGAATGGCAGCGTTGTGAATATGGGGAATTCTGGGGGAAGTTATGTAGGGGAGGGTGGCGGTGGGATGTATGGGGGTGCAACCGGGCTCATGATGGGGACAGCGCATCAGCAGCAGCATCATCATCAGGGGCACGTGTACGGCTCTGGGGTTTACAATCAGATGCCTGGTGGGGGGCCCGGAAAGGTTGGATCGGGTTACCTGGGATCCGGTTCATCTGCCCCAGGAAGGCCAAGGTAG